A region from the Pseudomonas sp. P8_229 genome encodes:
- a CDS encoding L,D-transpeptidase family protein, which yields MFKKYACYLSICLLAAPFVACADEALPPLQTLPTPPAEMPVQPQSPLQAVLIGLPQACPAIAAHLSGPALTQLQAFYQQQDWLPVWASESGRLPALQGQLQLLADDGLNPKRYPVAVNPPQDGELCADIDITRYYLQALQDLHYGRLLQSHFEPLWHADDTPRDRQAELLAIAVPGLHDIKAAFDLARPRLAQYQSLRHLYASQRQQALPHWQSVGNGPLLRPAMEDKRVPELAQRLFNEGYLTHAIGTPGNAYDGVLVEAVKSFQANHSLQADGVVGPGTIAELNISPLTRREQLRVNLERFRWLAQDMEPNGLLVNVAAAELTLYQSGRAVWQTRTQVGRAERQTPLLKSRVTRLTLNPTWTVPPTIWKEDKLPAIRKDQTFLSRQNLQVLDAHGQPLAAADIDWDNPGNIMLRQDAGPRNPLGQMVIRFPNPFAVYLHDTPSKALFDKGPRAFSSGCVRVEHPMQLRDLLLTPAERTRTDTLLATGSTHEFRLSAPVPILMTYWTAQVGSDGQVRYAPDIYSRDSALLAGLDGAH from the coding sequence TTGTTCAAAAAGTACGCATGCTACTTGAGCATTTGTTTGCTCGCTGCGCCGTTTGTCGCTTGTGCCGACGAGGCACTGCCGCCGTTGCAGACCCTGCCGACGCCGCCGGCCGAAATGCCGGTCCAACCGCAAAGCCCGCTGCAAGCGGTACTGATCGGTTTGCCGCAGGCGTGCCCGGCGATTGCCGCGCACCTGAGCGGCCCGGCACTGACGCAACTGCAAGCATTCTATCAGCAGCAGGACTGGCTGCCGGTGTGGGCCAGCGAATCTGGGCGTTTGCCGGCCTTGCAGGGGCAATTGCAGCTGTTGGCTGATGATGGACTCAATCCCAAGCGCTACCCGGTGGCGGTCAATCCGCCGCAGGACGGCGAACTGTGCGCCGATATCGACATCACTCGCTATTACCTGCAGGCCCTGCAGGACTTGCATTACGGGCGCCTGCTGCAGTCGCATTTCGAGCCCTTGTGGCATGCCGACGACACCCCGCGTGATCGCCAGGCCGAATTGCTCGCGATCGCTGTACCGGGGCTGCACGACATCAAGGCCGCGTTCGATCTGGCGCGTCCGCGTCTGGCGCAGTACCAGAGCCTGCGTCATCTCTACGCCAGCCAACGCCAGCAAGCCTTGCCGCACTGGCAGTCGGTGGGCAACGGCCCGTTGCTGCGCCCGGCGATGGAGGACAAGCGCGTGCCGGAGTTGGCCCAGCGCCTGTTCAACGAAGGCTATCTGACTCACGCCATCGGCACCCCCGGCAATGCCTATGACGGGGTGCTGGTGGAGGCGGTTAAAAGCTTCCAGGCCAACCATTCGTTGCAGGCCGACGGGGTGGTCGGGCCGGGGACGATCGCCGAGCTCAACATCAGTCCGCTGACGCGCCGCGAACAATTGCGGGTCAACCTCGAACGCTTCCGCTGGCTGGCCCAGGACATGGAACCCAACGGCTTGCTGGTCAACGTCGCCGCTGCCGAGTTGACCCTGTATCAGAGCGGCAGGGCGGTCTGGCAGACCCGCACTCAGGTCGGCCGCGCCGAGCGGCAGACTCCGCTGCTCAAATCCCGAGTCACGCGCCTGACCCTGAACCCGACCTGGACCGTGCCGCCAACCATCTGGAAAGAAGACAAGCTGCCGGCGATCCGCAAGGACCAGACCTTCCTCAGCCGCCAGAACCTGCAAGTGCTCGACGCTCACGGCCAGCCGTTGGCCGCGGCGGACATCGACTGGGACAACCCCGGCAACATCATGCTGCGCCAGGACGCCGGGCCGCGTAATCCGCTGGGGCAGATGGTCATTCGTTTCCCCAACCCGTTTGCGGTGTACCTGCACGACACGCCGAGCAAAGCCCTGTTCGACAAAGGCCCACGGGCGTTCAGCTCCGGCTGTGTGCGGGTCGAGCACCCGATGCAACTGCGTGACCTGTTGCTGACCCCGGCGGAACGCACGCGCACCGACACCTTGCTCGCCACCGGCAGCACCCATGAATTTCGCCTGTCGGCCCCTGTGCCGATCCTGATGACCTACTGGACGGCGCAGGTCGGCAGTGACGGGCAGGTGCGTTACGCGCCGGACATCTACAGCCGTGACAGCGCACTGCTGGCGGGACTCGACGGGGCACACTGA
- a CDS encoding murein L,D-transpeptidase catalytic domain family protein: MLTFLRRLLLTTATLVVATSPAFAAGKPSPVLLTSLAHAAPELNPQALKGALNAMQCAVNNGAKPSRHLAIIDYSQPSTARRLWIFDLSRQKLVLRDLVAHGSNSGENFATQFSNREGSYQSSLGLFRTQESYEGTHGYSLRMDGLEPGFNDLARDRAIVIHAADYVNPLWSKRQGRIGRSQGCPAVRPQVARQVIDKLKDGQFMFSWYPDQRWLKSSPYLNCQPQQVASILSTHAS, from the coding sequence ATGTTGACGTTTTTGCGCCGACTTCTGCTGACCACCGCGACCCTCGTCGTGGCGACCAGCCCAGCTTTCGCCGCCGGCAAACCATCGCCGGTTCTCTTGACCAGCCTCGCCCACGCCGCGCCGGAACTCAATCCCCAGGCGCTGAAAGGTGCCTTGAACGCCATGCAATGCGCGGTCAACAATGGCGCGAAACCGTCCCGGCACCTGGCGATCATCGATTATTCGCAGCCCTCCACCGCGCGCCGGCTGTGGATCTTCGACTTGAGCAGACAGAAACTGGTGCTGCGCGACCTGGTCGCCCACGGCTCCAATTCCGGGGAAAACTTCGCCACCCAGTTCTCCAATCGCGAAGGCAGTTACCAGTCCAGCCTCGGTCTGTTCCGCACGCAGGAAAGCTACGAGGGAACCCACGGTTATTCGCTGCGCATGGACGGTCTGGAGCCGGGTTTCAATGATCTGGCGCGCGACCGGGCCATCGTGATCCACGCCGCCGACTACGTGAATCCGTTGTGGAGCAAGCGTCAGGGCCGCATCGGGCGCAGCCAGGGCTGCCCGGCGGTGCGTCCGCAAGTGGCGAGGCAGGTGATCGATAAACTCAAGGACGGCCAGTTCATGTTTTCCTGGTACCCGGACCAGCGCTGGCTGAAATCCTCGCCGTACCTCAACTGCCAGCCGCAGCAAGTGGCGAGTATCTTGAGTACCCACGCCAGCTGA
- a CDS encoding MFS transporter, with product MSESALPPQARWALTSLALSMLMPSLDTSIANAGLPTLAAAFDATFQQVQWIVLAYLLAVTTLIVSVGRLGDGIGRRRLLLIGIGIFTSASLCCALAPGLGWLIGARAVQGLGAAIMFALTVALVADAVPKARAGSAMGLLATMSATGTSLGPSLGGLLIAQVGWPAIFVLNVPLGLLNAWLVYRYLPADRPAKSAVAFDYLGSLVLVLTLAAYALAMTLEGYTLMLLLISLCGAGVFIGVEMKARAPLIRLSLFADARLSSSLALTFLVTTVMMTTLVVGPFYLSRGLGLGSTVVGLALSVGPLLAACGGVPAGRLVDRFGARRVVPGALLGLAGGCCLLALLPTRFGLAAYLLPMAVIASSYALFQAANNTGLMSTVSQAQRGVVSALLGLARNLGLITGAAVMGAVFAFATGDPTQAPAEVIGSGLHSTFGVAAALMVMALIVSRTRITCGSEPARESAVSVNTKVD from the coding sequence ATGTCCGAATCCGCCTTGCCCCCCCAAGCCCGCTGGGCGCTGACCAGTCTGGCGCTGTCGATGTTGATGCCGTCGCTGGACACCAGCATCGCCAACGCCGGCTTACCGACTTTGGCGGCAGCGTTCGATGCGACCTTTCAACAGGTGCAGTGGATCGTGCTGGCGTACCTGCTGGCGGTCACCACGTTGATTGTCAGCGTCGGGCGGCTGGGGGACGGGATCGGTCGGCGGCGATTGCTGCTGATCGGCATCGGCATTTTTACCAGCGCTTCGTTGTGCTGCGCGCTGGCCCCGGGGCTGGGCTGGTTGATCGGCGCCCGGGCGGTGCAGGGCCTGGGCGCGGCGATCATGTTTGCGTTGACGGTTGCGCTGGTGGCGGATGCGGTGCCCAAGGCGCGGGCGGGCAGTGCGATGGGCTTGCTGGCGACGATGTCGGCCACTGGCACCAGCCTCGGGCCATCGCTGGGTGGTCTGCTGATCGCGCAGGTCGGCTGGCCGGCGATTTTTGTCCTCAACGTGCCGTTGGGGCTGCTCAATGCGTGGCTGGTTTATCGCTATCTGCCGGCCGATCGGCCGGCGAAATCGGCTGTTGCGTTTGACTACCTCGGCAGCCTGGTGCTGGTGTTGACGCTGGCGGCCTACGCACTGGCGATGACGCTCGAAGGCTACACGCTGATGTTGCTGCTGATCAGCCTGTGCGGCGCGGGGGTGTTTATCGGGGTCGAGATGAAAGCCAGGGCACCGCTGATTCGTTTGTCGTTGTTCGCCGATGCGCGACTGAGCAGCAGTCTGGCGCTGACGTTTCTGGTGACGACGGTGATGATGACCACGCTGGTGGTCGGGCCGTTTTACCTGAGCCGGGGCTTGGGACTGGGCAGCACCGTGGTCGGCCTGGCGTTGTCGGTGGGGCCATTGCTGGCGGCGTGCGGCGGCGTGCCGGCCGGGCGTCTGGTGGATCGCTTTGGCGCGCGGCGGGTGGTGCCCGGCGCGTTGCTTGGGCTGGCTGGTGGCTGCTGCTTGCTGGCGCTGTTGCCGACGCGTTTCGGCTTGGCGGCATACCTGTTGCCGATGGCGGTGATCGCCAGCAGTTACGCGTTGTTCCAGGCGGCGAACAATACCGGGTTGATGAGTACGGTCAGTCAGGCTCAGCGTGGCGTGGTCTCGGCCTTGCTCGGGCTGGCGCGCAATCTGGGCCTGATCACTGGCGCAGCGGTCATGGGGGCGGTGTTCGCATTCGCTACCGGGGACCCGACACAAGCCCCGGCCGAGGTCATCGGCAGCGGCCTGCACAGCACGTTCGGCGTGGCGGCGGCGCTGATGGTCATGGCCCTGATCGTCAGCCGAACCCGGATCACCTGTGGGAGCGAGCCTGCTCGCGAAAGCGCCGTTTCAGTCAACACCAAGGTTGACTGA
- a CDS encoding LysR family transcriptional regulator: MNTPDLNLLITLDVLLREGSVARAAQILRLSPSAMSRALARLRETTGDPLLVRAGRGLVPTPRALELRERVSGLVQEAEAALRPAEILDPGQLQRTFTLRNTDGFVETFAAALLARIAEEAPGVRLRFVQKADKDSTLLREGRVDLETGVVDDSTDPALHSRILFQDHWIGVVREDHPLNAGKISSKRFAGGQHILISRRGRSSGPVDEALLALGLTRDIVTSFGGFSAALTLVRESDLIATVPERHTSKLRTGLHSFSLPFKMPPISVSMLWHPRVDADPAHRWLRNCVREVCV, translated from the coding sequence ATGAATACACCTGATCTGAACCTGTTGATCACCCTCGACGTGTTGTTGCGTGAAGGCAGCGTCGCGCGCGCCGCGCAAATTCTGCGGCTGAGCCCGTCGGCCATGAGCCGCGCCCTCGCCCGGCTGCGCGAAACCACCGGCGATCCGTTGCTGGTGCGCGCCGGTCGTGGCCTGGTGCCGACCCCGCGAGCGCTGGAGTTGCGCGAGCGGGTCAGTGGTCTGGTGCAGGAAGCCGAGGCGGCCTTGCGTCCCGCCGAGATACTCGACCCCGGCCAGTTGCAGCGCACCTTCACTTTGCGCAATACCGACGGTTTTGTTGAAACCTTCGCCGCCGCACTGCTCGCGCGCATCGCTGAAGAGGCGCCCGGCGTGCGCCTGCGGTTTGTGCAGAAAGCCGACAAGGACAGCACGCTGCTGCGTGAAGGCCGGGTGGATCTGGAGACCGGTGTGGTCGATGACAGCACCGATCCGGCGCTGCACAGCCGCATCCTGTTTCAGGATCACTGGATCGGTGTGGTTCGCGAGGACCATCCGTTGAATGCAGGCAAGATCAGCAGCAAACGCTTTGCCGGCGGCCAACATATTCTCATCTCGCGCCGGGGGCGCAGCAGTGGTCCGGTGGACGAAGCGCTGCTCGCCTTGGGGCTGACGCGGGATATCGTCACTTCATTCGGTGGCTTCTCTGCAGCGTTGACACTGGTCCGCGAATCGGACCTGATCGCCACCGTTCCGGAGCGTCATACCAGCAAACTGCGCACGGGCCTGCACAGTTTCTCCCTGCCCTTCAAGATGCCGCCGATCAGCGTGTCGATGCTCTGGCACCCGAGAGTGGACGCCGATCCGGCGCACCGTTGGCTGCGCAATTGCGTACGCGAAGTCTGCGTCTAA
- a CDS encoding cell wall hydrolase, whose translation MGLKWLAGCFAVTLLAGVAMATEQAPIKAKAEEKAQVLEEKAADKVSAAPAPKSEAITPTEVQAVDPAGSAPLDDPITCLARSIYWEAKGRDTPEMQAVANVVMNRLGHDGFPGTVCEVVKQGSQTKSCQFSWWCDGKADQVKEDAEYTLAKDIAGKALNRQLPDRTHGALYFHDRNVHPSWAREYRKTAEVGKFLFYKPAGGEAR comes from the coding sequence ATGGGATTGAAATGGTTGGCTGGCTGTTTCGCAGTAACCCTGCTGGCCGGTGTGGCGATGGCCACCGAGCAGGCCCCGATCAAGGCCAAGGCCGAAGAGAAAGCCCAAGTGCTGGAAGAAAAAGCCGCCGACAAGGTCAGCGCGGCCCCGGCCCCCAAATCCGAAGCGATCACCCCCACCGAAGTGCAGGCGGTCGACCCCGCCGGCTCAGCGCCGCTGGACGATCCGATCACCTGCCTGGCGCGCAGTATCTACTGGGAGGCCAAGGGCCGCGACACGCCGGAAATGCAAGCGGTGGCCAACGTGGTGATGAACCGCCTCGGCCACGACGGCTTCCCCGGTACGGTGTGCGAAGTGGTCAAACAGGGTTCGCAAACCAAGAGTTGCCAGTTTTCCTGGTGGTGCGATGGCAAGGCGGATCAGGTCAAGGAAGACGCCGAATACACCCTGGCCAAGGATATCGCCGGCAAGGCACTCAACCGCCAGTTGCCGGATCGCACCCACGGCGCGCTGTACTTTCATGATCGCAACGTGCACCCGAGCTGGGCCAGGGAATACCGAAAGACCGCCGAGGTCGGCAAATTCCTGTTCTACAAACCGGCCGGCGGCGAGGCGCGTTAG
- a CDS encoding CAP domain-containing protein has protein sequence MRFMPSVLRFAALSVGLAVAASAMAADESQLIESINAYRSQPQRCGSQASNELPPLSADPRLRLPATGAVDLQQAMASASYPMVNVQAITLNGPRDAASAMKAIQESFCQVVLDPQFVDVGVSRADRDWRIVLARPLLSAKLGDAQSEGQKLLEQLNAARAQPRQCGGQAFAAAAPLAWNASLGSISQDHSRDMANNNYFDHKDRDGRTPGDRAELAGYSGQLVGENIAAGQDTVRKVVDGWLASPGHCANLMNPQYKELGAAYATDPKSSAGIYWTAMFGAQ, from the coding sequence ATGCGCTTCATGCCATCCGTTTTGCGTTTTGCCGCGCTGTCCGTGGGCTTGGCCGTGGCTGCCTCGGCCATGGCTGCCGACGAGTCGCAACTGATCGAGTCGATCAACGCCTACCGTAGCCAACCACAGCGTTGCGGCAGCCAGGCGTCCAACGAATTGCCACCGCTGTCGGCTGACCCTCGACTGAGACTGCCGGCCACCGGTGCGGTCGATCTGCAACAGGCCATGGCCAGCGCCAGCTACCCGATGGTCAACGTACAGGCAATCACCCTCAATGGCCCGCGCGACGCGGCGTCGGCGATGAAGGCAATTCAGGAAAGCTTCTGTCAGGTGGTGCTGGATCCGCAGTTCGTCGATGTCGGGGTCAGCCGCGCCGATCGCGACTGGCGCATTGTGCTGGCGCGACCGTTGCTGTCGGCGAAACTGGGCGATGCGCAGAGCGAAGGCCAGAAGTTGCTCGAACAGCTCAACGCCGCCCGCGCCCAGCCGCGTCAATGCGGTGGTCAAGCCTTTGCCGCCGCAGCGCCGTTGGCCTGGAACGCGAGCCTGGGCAGCATCTCCCAGGATCACAGCCGCGACATGGCCAACAACAACTACTTCGACCACAAGGACCGCGACGGCCGCACCCCGGGTGACCGCGCAGAACTGGCCGGCTACAGCGGCCAACTGGTGGGCGAAAACATCGCCGCCGGGCAAGACACCGTGCGCAAAGTCGTCGACGGCTGGCTCGCCAGCCCCGGCCATTGCGCCAACCTGATGAACCCGCAATACAAGGAACTCGGCGCCGCCTACGCAACCGACCCGAAGAGTAGCGCCGGGATCTACTGGACCGCGATGTTTGGTGCGCAATAA
- a CDS encoding REP-associated tyrosine transposase, protein MPERYSSHRLRTGRHCEESQIYLLTANTLGREPVFKDYRLGRLLVNQFRLAQEEGVADTLAWVVMPDHFHWLIQLQKGTLGQLMCQVKSLSARSINEAAGRTGSLWQQGFHDHALRREEDLVKLARYVVANPLRAGLVEKLGDYPLWDAIWV, encoded by the coding sequence ATGCCCGAACGTTACTCATCACATCGCCTGCGAACCGGTCGCCATTGCGAAGAGAGCCAGATCTACCTTCTAACTGCCAACACCTTAGGGCGTGAACCAGTGTTCAAGGATTACAGACTCGGCCGGTTGCTCGTGAACCAGTTCAGACTGGCGCAGGAGGAGGGGGTTGCCGACACATTGGCGTGGGTGGTCATGCCGGATCATTTTCATTGGCTGATCCAGTTGCAAAAAGGAACACTTGGTCAATTGATGTGCCAAGTCAAATCCTTGAGTGCTCGTTCAATCAACGAGGCGGCCGGCAGAACTGGAAGCCTCTGGCAGCAAGGTTTTCATGACCATGCATTACGGCGAGAGGAGGACCTGGTGAAACTTGCTCGCTATGTAGTCGCTAATCCATTGCGGGCCGGACTGGTGGAAAAACTCGGTGACTATCCGTTATGGGATGCGATCTGGGTGTGA
- a CDS encoding DUF2474 family protein — protein sequence MATIDSREVRSSRWYKRLGWLLLIWLGSVVSLAVVASLLKLAMYAAGMRIH from the coding sequence ATGGCTACCATTGATTCGCGTGAGGTCAGATCCAGCCGCTGGTACAAGCGCCTGGGCTGGTTGTTGTTGATCTGGCTGGGCAGTGTGGTGTCACTCGCAGTAGTGGCGAGCCTGCTGAAACTGGCGATGTATGCAGCAGGGATGAGGATCCACTGA
- the cydB gene encoding cytochrome d ubiquinol oxidase subunit II — translation MGIQGIDLSLIWGVIIAFGVMMYVIMDGFDLGLGILFPLIPDEQERDVMMNTVAPVWDGNETWLVLGGAALYGAFPLAYGVILEALYLPLILMLCGLIFRGVAFEFRFKSSPHKRHWWDKAFIGGSLLATFSQGVVIGAYVSGIPVVDRQFAGGGLDWLAPFPLVCGVGLVVAYALLGSTWLLVKTEGMLESRMRLFTRPLAWLLLAMVVVIGVWTLLLHPELASRWSSHGHLMVFAGLVVLALLALFGLLRTLRQCHTHWPFVFTLVLMFLGYIGLALSIWPNIIPPSVSIWAAASPPSSQLFALIGALFILPVILMYTFWSYYVFRGKVRIGDGYH, via the coding sequence ATGGGTATTCAAGGTATCGATCTCTCGTTGATCTGGGGCGTGATCATTGCCTTCGGGGTGATGATGTACGTGATCATGGACGGCTTCGATCTGGGGCTGGGGATCCTGTTTCCGCTGATCCCCGATGAGCAGGAGCGCGACGTGATGATGAACACCGTCGCCCCGGTCTGGGACGGCAACGAAACCTGGCTGGTGCTCGGTGGCGCGGCGTTGTATGGCGCTTTTCCGCTGGCGTATGGAGTGATTCTGGAAGCGTTGTACCTGCCGCTGATCCTGATGCTCTGCGGACTGATTTTCCGTGGCGTGGCGTTCGAGTTTCGCTTCAAGTCGTCACCGCACAAACGCCATTGGTGGGACAAGGCGTTCATCGGCGGCTCGCTGCTGGCGACGTTCTCTCAGGGCGTGGTGATCGGCGCGTACGTATCGGGTATTCCCGTGGTGGATCGGCAGTTTGCCGGTGGTGGCCTGGACTGGCTGGCGCCGTTCCCGCTGGTGTGCGGCGTTGGTCTGGTGGTGGCTTATGCGCTGCTGGGCAGCACCTGGTTGCTGGTCAAGACCGAAGGCATGCTCGAATCGCGGATGCGTCTGTTCACCCGGCCATTGGCGTGGTTGCTGCTGGCGATGGTGGTGGTGATCGGCGTGTGGACCCTGCTACTGCACCCGGAACTGGCCTCGCGCTGGTCCAGCCATGGGCACCTGATGGTGTTTGCCGGGTTGGTGGTGCTGGCGCTGCTGGCGTTGTTCGGCTTGCTGCGCACCTTGCGTCAGTGCCACACCCACTGGCCGTTCGTGTTCACCCTGGTGCTGATGTTCCTCGGTTACATCGGTCTGGCACTGAGCATCTGGCCAAACATCATCCCGCCGTCGGTGAGCATCTGGGCCGCCGCGTCACCGCCGTCGAGCCAGTTGTTCGCCCTGATCGGCGCACTGTTCATCCTGCCGGTGATCCTGATGTACACCTTCTGGAGCTACTACGTATTTCGCGGCAAAGTGAGGATTGGCGATGGCTACCATTGA
- a CDS encoding cytochrome ubiquinol oxidase subunit I — protein sequence MLNMEALDLARIQFAFTVSFHIIFPAITIGLASFLAVLEGLWLKTHNDTYRDLYHFWSKIFAVNFGMGVVSGLVMAYQFGTNWSGFSDFAGSITGPLLTYEVLTAFFLEAGFLGVMLFGWNRVGRGLHFFATVMVAIGTLISTFWILASNSWMQTPQGFEIVDGRVMPLDWLAIVFNPSFPFRLAHMAIAAFVATSFFVGASAAWHLLRGNNTAPVRKMFSMALWMALIVAPIQAVVGDAHGLNTLEHQPAKIAAIEGHWENADNGPTPLVLFGIPDMQAEKTQYALEIPYLGSLILTHSLDKQIPALKSFPKEDRPNSTIIFWSFRVMAGLGMLMILVGLLGLALRRGGKLYQHRGFQRLVLLMGPSGLIALLAGWITTEVGRQPWVVYGLMRTHDAASHHSVAQMSTSLLLFVVIYCSVFTVGIGYMMKLVRKGPQPHHEHPPADEHLQTPRRPLSAATDHLESATRIH from the coding sequence ATGCTCAACATGGAGGCACTGGACCTGGCGCGAATTCAATTCGCGTTCACGGTTTCGTTCCACATTATCTTCCCGGCGATCACCATCGGCCTGGCGAGTTTCCTTGCGGTGCTCGAAGGCCTGTGGCTGAAAACCCATAACGACACCTACCGCGATCTCTACCACTTCTGGTCGAAGATCTTTGCCGTCAACTTCGGCATGGGTGTGGTCTCGGGGCTGGTCATGGCGTACCAGTTCGGTACCAACTGGAGCGGGTTCTCGGACTTTGCCGGGAGCATCACCGGGCCGTTGCTGACCTATGAGGTGCTGACGGCGTTCTTCCTTGAGGCCGGTTTCCTCGGGGTCATGCTGTTCGGCTGGAACCGCGTCGGCCGTGGCCTGCACTTCTTTGCCACGGTGATGGTTGCCATCGGCACGTTGATTTCGACCTTCTGGATTCTCGCCTCCAACAGTTGGATGCAGACCCCGCAGGGCTTCGAAATCGTCGACGGTCGGGTGATGCCGCTGGACTGGCTGGCGATCGTGTTCAACCCCTCGTTTCCGTTCCGTCTGGCGCACATGGCGATTGCCGCGTTCGTTGCGACGTCGTTCTTCGTCGGTGCGTCGGCGGCCTGGCACTTGCTGCGCGGCAACAACACGGCGCCGGTGCGCAAGATGTTTTCCATGGCGTTGTGGATGGCGCTGATCGTTGCGCCGATTCAGGCAGTGGTCGGTGACGCCCATGGCTTGAACACCCTGGAGCATCAACCGGCAAAAATCGCCGCCATCGAAGGTCACTGGGAAAACGCCGACAACGGTCCGACGCCGCTGGTGCTGTTCGGCATCCCCGACATGCAGGCGGAGAAAACCCAGTACGCGCTGGAAATCCCGTACCTGGGCAGCCTGATCCTGACCCACAGCCTCGACAAGCAGATCCCGGCGCTCAAGAGCTTCCCGAAAGAGGATCGGCCGAACTCGACCATCATCTTCTGGAGCTTCCGCGTGATGGCCGGGCTGGGCATGTTGATGATCCTCGTCGGTCTGCTGGGCCTGGCCCTGCGCCGTGGTGGCAAGCTCTATCAGCATCGTGGCTTCCAGCGTCTGGTATTGCTGATGGGGCCGAGCGGGTTGATCGCGCTGCTGGCCGGCTGGATCACTACCGAAGTAGGGCGTCAGCCGTGGGTGGTGTACGGCCTGATGCGTACCCATGACGCGGCGTCCCACCACTCGGTGGCGCAGATGAGCACCTCGTTGCTGCTGTTCGTGGTGATCTACTGCTCGGTGTTCACTGTGGGCATCGGCTACATGATGAAACTGGTACGCAAAGGTCCGCAGCCGCATCACGAACATCCGCCTGCGGATGAACATTTGCAGACACCGCGCCGGCCTCTTTCGGCAGCGACCGATCACCTTGAATCCGCGACCCGGATCCACTGA